GCCTCCAAAGAAGGCCCCTCAGGTCCCTGTGGTGCAAACTGAAGAGCGAAAGACTAGCGGGCCCCCCAAGGGTCCCAGCAAAGCCTCTAATGTCACCACGTTCACTGGGGAGCCCAACATGTGTCCTCGATGCAACAAGAGAGTGTACTTCGCTGAGAAGGTGACCTCCCTGGGCAAGGACTGGCACCGGCCCTGCCTGCGCTGTGACCGCTGCTCCAAGACACTGACCCCAGAGGGGCATGCTGAGCATGATAGCCAACCCTACTGCCACAAGCCCTGCAATGGAATACTCTTTGGACCCAAAGGAGTGAATACTGGTGCTGTGGGCAGTTATATCTATGACAAGGACCCGGAAGGCACAATTCAGCCTTAGATCTGCAGATGCTGCCTCTAGGGGTCCCCTATTTGATCCTAAGGGAGAGTGACCTGCTGCCTAGTCCTGCCTCAGTGTGTctcacctgcaattccagcacctAAGTGGTGGAGGAGAAAGTCCAGCTAGTCCTGGGGTTTCAGCTCCCTTGGCCACCTTGCCATGTCCTATGTTGCCCGTGGTTTACTTTCTGTCAGTGTGCCTCCATAGCCCCATGGGTCCTGTGTCCCCATGTCCCTGATAACTCTTCAAGGTGGCTATCCTAAGATATCCCTTTGCCCACACCTGCCTACCAGTATTATTTATGCCCTGCTTGCCAGTGATGGCCATGAGCTAGCTCACAGCATTCCTGGGGGTGACGGCACCCCTGCAAGGAGCCCTTTGCTGGTTCCCACACTACTCCCT
The window above is part of the Rattus norvegicus strain BN/NHsdMcwi chromosome X, GRCr8, whole genome shotgun sequence genome. Proteins encoded here:
- the Crip2l2 gene encoding cysteine-rich protein 2-like, which translates into the protein MASKCPKCDKTVYFAEKVSSLGKDWHKFCLKCEHCKKTLTPGGHAEHDGKPFCHKPCYVTLFGPKGVNIGGAGSYIYEKPPKKAPQVPVVQTEERKTSGPPKGPSKASNVTTFTGEPNMCPRCNKRVYFAEKVTSLGKDWHRPCLRCDRCSKTLTPEGHAEHDSQPYCHKPCNGILFGPKGVNTGAVGSYIYDKDPEGTIQP